Proteins co-encoded in one Streptomyces sp. NBC_01723 genomic window:
- a CDS encoding DUF721 domain-containing protein has product MADTPAASGADLARMALAAARANAKTTPAPAKKARRGPRPARSEGRDPQGLGAVLGRLQAEQGWDAGLNGGNLLDQWASIAPTELATTVQAVTYDPDRGILELRPTSPAYATQIRLFQQQLVAHLNRQLGKPAVRSIRILAPGGDHQPGPAAAEPEQPAAPAGPVKTRDNAHPGYQHTLALALEHRTSHQRIDPYEEQARARQETALRAGRQHEGEHRDAIWETDRLESARVDQAEAVRQAAITRARHERAGGTEPRRLFGAA; this is encoded by the coding sequence GTGGCTGACACCCCCGCCGCTTCCGGCGCCGACCTCGCCCGCATGGCGCTCGCCGCCGCACGCGCCAACGCCAAGACCACACCCGCCCCCGCCAAGAAGGCCCGCCGCGGACCCCGCCCCGCCCGCAGCGAAGGACGCGACCCCCAAGGCCTCGGCGCAGTCCTCGGCAGACTCCAGGCCGAACAAGGCTGGGACGCCGGCCTCAACGGCGGCAACCTCCTCGACCAATGGGCCAGCATCGCCCCCACCGAACTCGCCACCACCGTGCAGGCCGTCACCTACGACCCCGACCGCGGCATCCTCGAACTCCGCCCCACCAGCCCCGCCTACGCCACCCAGATACGCCTGTTTCAGCAGCAGCTCGTCGCCCACCTCAACCGGCAGCTGGGCAAGCCCGCCGTCCGCAGCATCCGGATCCTCGCCCCCGGCGGCGACCACCAGCCCGGACCCGCGGCCGCCGAACCCGAGCAGCCTGCCGCCCCGGCCGGGCCCGTGAAGACCCGCGACAACGCCCACCCCGGCTACCAGCACACGCTCGCCCTGGCCCTCGAGCACCGGACCAGCCACCAGCGCATCGACCCCTACGAAGAGCAGGCCCGCGCCCGGCAGGAAACCGCCCTCCGCGCCGGCCGCCAACACGAGGGCGAACACCGCGACGCCATCTGGGAAACCGACCGGCTCGAGAGCGCCCGCGTCGACCAGGCCGAAGCCGTACGACAGGCCGCCATCACCCGAGCCCGCCACGAACGCGCCGGAGGCACCGAACCCCGCCGCCTCTTCGGAGCCGCCTAA
- a CDS encoding ParB/RepB/Spo0J family partition protein encodes MSKADTLGKSAAFGAASQARPSRRDLIRGIGGQDTAASINDVPVTLISENPDNPRNHLRNLDEMVESIREVGVILPIVIGTADAYLRDRADRADDLDDGTQYVVIDGHRRLEAARRVGLATIPVRVDNARLATDEAILEAAFVANYHRDDMTDLEEAHALKQLVDYYGSQSKASKRLGISQSNISSKLSLLKLAPDLQKDLMTGERRVEHVRNLGKLSPEEQRSKADQRAEASRRKTEENPENVVERVAGPADYHGVIIPEAAAKPAPRAEKSEPARPAPTPSERVPEVIPEPRSTPSETRPPRPIEYDKPGALGMLLDARMEEDHLFQLLHILAEKARTRDPERLRSLVQSLPEASTDHTS; translated from the coding sequence ATGAGCAAAGCCGACACCCTCGGGAAGTCCGCCGCATTCGGCGCCGCCAGCCAAGCCCGCCCATCCCGACGCGACCTGATCCGCGGCATAGGAGGACAGGACACCGCCGCCAGCATCAACGACGTACCCGTCACCCTGATCAGCGAGAACCCCGACAACCCCCGCAACCACCTCCGCAACCTCGACGAGATGGTGGAAAGCATCCGCGAGGTCGGCGTCATCCTCCCGATCGTCATCGGGACCGCTGACGCCTACCTCCGCGACCGAGCCGACCGCGCCGACGACCTGGACGACGGCACCCAGTACGTCGTCATCGACGGCCACCGCCGGCTCGAGGCCGCCCGCCGCGTCGGACTGGCCACCATCCCCGTCCGCGTCGACAACGCCCGCCTAGCCACCGACGAAGCGATCCTGGAGGCCGCGTTCGTCGCGAACTACCACCGCGACGACATGACCGACCTAGAGGAAGCCCACGCGCTGAAACAGCTCGTCGACTACTACGGCTCCCAGTCCAAGGCGTCCAAGCGGCTCGGGATCTCCCAGTCCAACATTTCCAGCAAGCTGTCCCTCCTGAAGCTGGCACCGGATCTTCAGAAGGACCTGATGACGGGCGAGCGGAGAGTGGAGCACGTCCGCAACCTTGGCAAACTGTCCCCCGAAGAGCAGCGGTCCAAAGCCGACCAGCGGGCGGAGGCGTCCCGCAGGAAGACCGAGGAGAATCCCGAGAACGTCGTGGAACGCGTCGCCGGCCCCGCCGATTATCACGGCGTGATAATCCCGGAGGCTGCGGCTAAGCCCGCCCCCCGGGCAGAGAAGAGCGAGCCTGCACGACCGGCACCCACACCGTCAGAGCGGGTGCCTGAAGTCATTCCCGAACCGCGGTCCACGCCCTCCGAGACGCGTCCGCCCCGCCCGATCGAGTACGACAAGCCTGGCGCACTCGGCATGCTCCTGGACGCCCGGATGGAAGAGGACCACCTCTTCCAGCTGCTGCACATCCTCGCGGAGAAAGCCCGCACCAGGGACCCGGAGCGTCTCCGCTCCCTCGTCCAGTCGCTCCCCGAGGCTTCCACCGACCACACCAGCTGA
- a CDS encoding SLOG family protein gives MTGQPTLDQLAHAWIKATGHDSARAAWRPAGYNPDTGLLGVECRSSAHVDLLRLVEKNFIRRMNAALPEPMVQRVAPRLWTVRVLVTGSRSWGNHKTVADALLDAWHDTTQTISPEARFRVVHGDCPNGADALAKQWALDNGLDHEPHPADWSAPCDASCPPGHRKTSPRHGDYCPLAGHRRNQLMVSKRADLVLAFRRNNSRGTTDCIRRAKRAGIPVLIFEEHRG, from the coding sequence ATGACCGGCCAGCCGACCCTTGACCAACTTGCTCACGCCTGGATCAAAGCCACCGGACACGACAGCGCCCGAGCGGCATGGCGACCCGCCGGCTACAACCCGGACACCGGCCTACTCGGCGTGGAATGCCGCAGCAGCGCCCACGTGGACCTCCTGCGGCTGGTTGAGAAGAACTTCATCCGGAGGATGAACGCCGCGCTACCCGAACCGATGGTTCAGCGGGTTGCGCCCCGTCTCTGGACAGTTCGCGTACTGGTAACCGGATCGCGCTCCTGGGGCAACCACAAGACTGTCGCCGACGCACTCCTAGACGCCTGGCACGACACCACCCAAACCATCTCCCCGGAAGCACGCTTTCGCGTCGTCCACGGCGACTGCCCGAACGGGGCCGATGCCCTCGCCAAGCAGTGGGCCCTCGACAACGGTCTGGACCACGAGCCACACCCCGCGGACTGGTCGGCACCCTGCGACGCCAGCTGCCCACCCGGTCACCGCAAGACGTCGCCTCGACACGGCGACTACTGCCCACTCGCCGGTCACCGCCGCAACCAGCTGATGGTCAGCAAGCGTGCCGATCTGGTCCTGGCCTTCCGCCGCAACAACTCTCGCGGGACCACCGACTGCATACGCCGCGCCAAGCGCGCCGGCATTCCCGTCCTGATCTTTGAGGAGCACCGTGGCTGA
- a CDS encoding ParA family protein: MASPYPDGDREKVASKLPSVLQQQLKVRAAELTLDIQDAVEAAITAWRTTEHPGFEVDTAGAKSFSTWLPPGLYEDFKTTCTSRGVSYIQGLAQSVRDWLDTNPSPQHGARGTDPERKIVCNQKGGVGKTSIAAGIAQAYAEDGKRVLLVDYDPQAHLSQQLGIPQIPPGADSLVSHMCGDGQGDLADLIVTIEGERFGKRLDLLPACYDAFLLDASIAVVGTQKRGFQKEASLELALHPLEGDYDVIVIDCPPSLGIAMDAALYYGRRRRSEPAGVSGTVIPVLAEDSSATAYDMLADQIGSLCQDLSLTVDYLGLVVNQYDSRRGYVATSSLDNWKNIGDPKVLAIIGDLKEQREAVRMQQPLLVYAPNSDQADAMRQIARGATR; encoded by the coding sequence ATGGCCTCTCCATACCCCGACGGAGACCGGGAAAAGGTGGCGTCCAAGCTGCCGTCGGTACTCCAACAGCAGCTCAAAGTCCGCGCCGCCGAACTCACCCTGGACATCCAGGACGCCGTCGAAGCGGCCATCACCGCCTGGCGGACCACCGAACACCCCGGCTTCGAAGTCGACACCGCCGGCGCCAAATCCTTCTCCACCTGGCTCCCGCCCGGCCTGTACGAGGACTTCAAAACCACCTGCACCAGCCGCGGCGTCTCCTACATCCAAGGCCTCGCCCAGTCCGTCCGGGACTGGCTCGACACCAACCCCTCCCCCCAACACGGCGCCCGGGGCACCGACCCCGAACGCAAAATCGTCTGCAACCAGAAAGGCGGCGTCGGCAAGACCTCCATCGCCGCCGGCATCGCCCAGGCCTACGCCGAAGACGGCAAACGCGTCCTCCTCGTCGACTACGACCCGCAGGCTCACCTCAGCCAGCAGCTCGGCATCCCACAGATCCCGCCCGGCGCCGACAGCCTCGTCTCCCACATGTGCGGCGACGGACAAGGCGATCTCGCCGACCTGATCGTGACCATAGAGGGCGAGCGCTTCGGCAAACGCCTCGACCTACTGCCCGCCTGCTACGACGCGTTCCTCCTCGACGCCAGCATCGCCGTCGTCGGCACCCAGAAGCGCGGCTTCCAGAAGGAAGCATCCCTCGAGCTGGCCCTGCATCCCCTCGAAGGCGATTACGACGTCATCGTCATCGACTGCCCGCCCAGCCTTGGCATCGCCATGGACGCCGCCCTCTACTACGGGCGCCGCCGCCGCAGCGAACCCGCTGGCGTCTCCGGAACCGTCATCCCCGTCCTCGCCGAAGACTCCTCCGCCACCGCCTACGACATGCTCGCCGACCAGATCGGCAGCCTCTGCCAGGACCTCTCCCTGACCGTCGACTACCTCGGCCTCGTCGTGAACCAGTACGACTCACGCCGCGGCTACGTCGCCACCTCCTCCCTGGACAACTGGAAGAACATCGGCGACCCCAAGGTCCTCGCCATCATCGGAGACCTGAAGGAACAACGCGAAGCCGTCCGCATGCAGCAGCCTCTCCTCGTCTACGCACCGAACAGCGACCAGGCTGACGCGATGCGGCAGATCGCCAGGGGAGCCACCCGATGA